One genomic window of Candidatus Nitrospira inopinata includes the following:
- a CDS encoding glycosyltransferase family 2 protein yields the protein MKISVITACFNAARTLGDTLDSVAGQRHGDVEHIVVDGASTDDTRTVIERRGGRVARVISEPDRGVYDAMNKGLALASGDIIGFLNADDVYAHGDVLSLVSTTMEQEKLDALCGDVEFFRSEEPARTVRRYRSSRFSPDRIAFGWMPAHPALFLRRHVYEKFGLFRTDYRIAGDFEYCARIFRDKTLTYRSLPETLVRMRVGGISTGGWRNTIVLNKEVLRACRENGIETSWVKIFSKYPAKIMEFFVK from the coding sequence ATGAAAATCTCCGTCATCACCGCTTGTTTCAATGCCGCTCGGACGCTCGGCGACACGCTGGATTCGGTGGCCGGCCAGCGGCATGGCGACGTTGAACATATCGTGGTCGATGGGGCGTCGACTGACGACACGCGAACGGTTATTGAGCGGCGCGGTGGCCGCGTGGCCCGGGTCATCTCAGAACCGGATCGTGGAGTCTACGATGCCATGAACAAGGGCTTGGCACTTGCTTCGGGCGACATCATCGGATTTCTCAATGCCGACGACGTCTATGCGCACGGAGACGTCCTGTCCCTGGTTTCGACGACGATGGAACAAGAGAAGTTGGATGCCCTCTGCGGGGACGTCGAATTTTTCAGGTCGGAAGAGCCGGCCCGGACGGTCCGCCGGTATCGTTCTTCTCGTTTCAGCCCGGATCGCATCGCGTTCGGCTGGATGCCGGCGCATCCAGCTCTTTTTCTCAGGCGTCACGTGTATGAAAAGTTTGGCCTGTTCCGCACCGATTATCGCATCGCCGGGGATTTCGAGTATTGCGCGCGCATTTTCAGGGACAAGACGCTGACCTACCGGAGTCTTCCCGAGACGCTGGTACGCATGCGTGTCGGCGGTATCAGTACCGGCGGATGGCGTAATACGATCGTGCTCAACAAAGAAGTGTTACGCGCCTGTCGCGAGAACGGCATCGAGACGAGCTGGGTAAAGATTTTTTCCAAATATCCGGCCAAGATCATGGAATTTTTTGTCAAGTGA
- a CDS encoding glycosyltransferase family 4 protein codes for MRPVLLNTYDIRGGAARAAYRLHCGLREAGVDSRMLVQSKSGDDPYVEGPRSRFETLMGVVRPQFDILPMYLYPGRGKGVYYPGLLPGNYVNRVRGLNPDIVHLHWVAGGFLNHQALTGFGVPVMWTLHDMWAFTGGCHYDDGCGRYAGACGSCPTLGSLRDADLSRWVWRQKRRKWAGVPLTVVTPSRWLAECARRSSLLSDKRIEVIPNGLDIKIFRPLDKRSARHLLHLPTEGRLILFGALNANSDHRKGFHILIEAMRIFREAHKQHSDCQVVVLGASRPISPPDLGVPVHYMGVLNDDVTLALLYSAVDVAVIPSTQENLSNTVMEALACGTPCVAFNVGGMPDLIEHQENGYLACPFEPLDLARGMQWVLEKRERRCSLSRRAREKVEADFDLRLVAQRYLALYSSTLNEVGWKTGFLKR; via the coding sequence ATGAGACCGGTACTGCTCAATACCTATGATATTCGGGGTGGGGCGGCGCGCGCGGCGTATCGGTTGCACTGTGGCTTGCGTGAAGCGGGCGTCGATTCCCGGATGCTCGTACAGTCCAAGAGCGGCGACGATCCCTACGTCGAAGGTCCGCGCAGCCGTTTCGAAACCTTGATGGGGGTTGTCAGGCCGCAGTTCGATATCCTACCGATGTACTTGTATCCTGGGCGAGGGAAGGGCGTCTATTACCCGGGGCTGCTTCCTGGGAACTATGTGAATCGTGTGCGGGGGCTGAATCCTGACATCGTCCATTTGCATTGGGTGGCAGGGGGATTCTTGAACCACCAAGCGCTGACAGGATTCGGAGTGCCGGTCATGTGGACGTTGCACGATATGTGGGCCTTTACCGGCGGATGCCACTATGACGACGGCTGTGGACGGTATGCCGGAGCCTGCGGAAGTTGTCCGACACTGGGGTCGCTTCGGGACGCCGATCTGTCACGGTGGGTCTGGCGACAGAAGCGGCGGAAATGGGCAGGGGTTCCGTTGACGGTCGTGACTCCAAGCCGATGGCTGGCTGAGTGTGCAAGAAGGAGTTCTCTGCTTTCCGATAAGCGCATCGAGGTGATTCCGAACGGGCTCGATATCAAGATATTCAGGCCGCTTGATAAACGCAGCGCGAGACATCTTCTCCACCTGCCGACTGAAGGACGCCTCATTTTATTCGGGGCGCTCAATGCCAACTCCGATCACCGTAAAGGATTTCACATCTTGATCGAGGCCATGAGGATCTTTCGCGAAGCGCACAAGCAGCACAGTGACTGTCAAGTCGTTGTTCTGGGGGCGTCGAGGCCGATCTCTCCGCCTGATTTGGGGGTCCCCGTTCATTATATGGGAGTGTTGAACGACGACGTCACCTTGGCCCTCTTGTACTCGGCCGTTGACGTGGCGGTGATCCCATCGACTCAGGAAAACTTATCAAACACCGTCATGGAAGCTCTGGCCTGCGGCACTCCCTGTGTCGCCTTCAATGTGGGAGGCATGCCGGATCTCATTGAACACCAAGAAAACGGTTACCTGGCTTGCCCGTTTGAGCCGCTTGATTTGGCTCGCGGCATGCAGTGGGTCTTGGAAAAGAGAGAGCGACGGTGTTCATTGTCGAGGCGAGCGCGTGAAAAGGTCGAGGCGGACTTTGATCTCCGGCTTGTCGCCCAGCGGTATCTCGCGCTGTACTCGAGTACGCTCAATGAAGTGGGATGGAAAACGGGGTTTCTCAAGAGATAA
- a CDS encoding glycosyltransferase — MSLAPVALFVYNRPDHTRQTVEALAANALAGETSLYVFSDAPRNEAARQSVDEVRSYVRSITGFKCLTLIERDTNFGLARSIIDGVTGLCEQYGRVIVVEDDLVTSPRFLSYMNDALTFYEHETLVMQIGGHIVPIPEFSERREALFLPFITSWGWGTWARAWKHFDPTAQGWETIRDDRALRNRFNLDGHFDYATMLQMQLDGKIDSWAIRWYLSVFMKRGLALFPPRSFVRNIGFAGGTHGSRVLRWTLSRQPISDEPVSFPRVTQVVDGDYALLKKALFRQTGGPLGAVFRWARRRLGSGMR, encoded by the coding sequence GTGTCGCTCGCTCCCGTCGCCTTATTCGTCTATAACCGTCCCGATCACACCAGGCAGACCGTCGAGGCCTTGGCGGCCAATGCGCTTGCCGGTGAGACATCGTTGTACGTCTTCTCGGATGCTCCCCGAAATGAGGCGGCACGGCAGTCGGTCGACGAGGTCCGCTCATATGTCCGATCGATCACCGGCTTCAAGTGCCTCACGCTGATCGAGCGGGATACGAATTTCGGCTTGGCCCGCTCTATTATCGACGGAGTAACCGGTCTTTGTGAGCAGTACGGTCGCGTGATTGTCGTGGAAGATGATTTGGTCACGTCGCCACGGTTTTTGTCCTATATGAATGACGCGTTGACTTTCTATGAACACGAGACCCTTGTCATGCAGATAGGGGGACATATCGTTCCAATTCCTGAATTTTCGGAGAGAAGAGAAGCGCTATTCCTGCCATTTATTACATCCTGGGGTTGGGGAACTTGGGCAAGGGCCTGGAAGCATTTCGATCCAACCGCTCAGGGCTGGGAAACAATTCGTGATGACCGCGCATTGCGGAACAGGTTCAATTTGGACGGTCATTTCGACTACGCCACGATGTTGCAAATGCAGTTGGATGGGAAAATCGATTCCTGGGCGATTCGATGGTATCTGAGCGTGTTCATGAAGAGAGGGCTGGCACTCTTTCCTCCCCGCTCTTTTGTGCGAAACATTGGATTTGCCGGCGGCACGCATGGATCACGCGTGTTGCGATGGACCTTGTCGCGACAGCCGATTTCGGATGAGCCGGTGTCGTTTCCCCGCGTGACACAGGTCGTGGACGGCGACTACGCTTTGCTGAAGAAAGCTCTCTTCAGACAGACGGGCGGTCCGTTGGGCGCGGTGTTTCGATGGGCGCGGAGGCGCCTGGGTTCCGGGATGCGGTGA
- a CDS encoding glycosyltransferase family 2 protein has product MDTIVCSNGHSGRSPAVSRIAALMACHNRVAYTTQSVRSLNAQSVAGASVDLFLVDDGSHDGTAQAVRTIMPHATILTGDGSLFWCGAVRWAFAEAIRKDYDFYLWLNDDTMLDHDALARMLETHRAVSADGCEANIIVGSTRDPYTGLFTYGGWSRYQKATGLISWKKTPPHPEKPLACDTMNGNCVLISKSVVERIGNLDAAFVHSMGDLDYGLRATKNGCRVYIAPGYYGTCLGNTQSAFGEDGRAPLSVRWKQLIGPKGFPVRAWGIFTYRHKGPLWFLAWLWPYLLFWFKAISSPQKDW; this is encoded by the coding sequence ATGGACACGATAGTCTGCAGCAATGGACATAGTGGGCGAAGCCCAGCGGTTTCGCGCATTGCGGCGCTTATGGCATGTCACAACAGAGTCGCCTACACTACCCAAAGCGTACGTTCCTTGAATGCTCAATCTGTTGCAGGGGCGTCGGTCGATCTGTTTCTCGTGGATGACGGATCACATGACGGAACGGCGCAAGCGGTCCGCACGATCATGCCCCATGCCACCATTCTCACAGGAGATGGAAGTCTATTTTGGTGTGGCGCGGTGCGCTGGGCCTTCGCCGAAGCTATCCGCAAGGACTACGACTTCTATTTATGGCTCAACGACGACACCATGCTGGATCACGATGCACTGGCCAGGATGTTGGAGACCCATCGGGCGGTTTCCGCCGATGGGTGTGAGGCCAACATCATCGTCGGCAGCACCCGCGATCCCTACACGGGGTTGTTCACCTATGGCGGATGGAGCCGCTATCAAAAGGCGACGGGGTTGATTTCGTGGAAAAAGACGCCGCCTCACCCTGAGAAACCGCTCGCCTGCGATACGATGAACGGGAACTGCGTGCTGATATCGAAATCCGTTGTCGAGCGGATCGGAAACCTTGATGCCGCCTTTGTGCACAGTATGGGAGACCTCGACTATGGATTGCGGGCGACCAAGAACGGGTGCCGGGTCTACATTGCTCCAGGCTATTATGGGACATGCTTGGGCAATACGCAGTCGGCTTTTGGAGAGGACGGCCGTGCGCCTCTCTCTGTGCGTTGGAAACAATTGATCGGTCCCAAGGGGTTTCCGGTCAGGGCGTGGGGCATCTTTACCTATCGGCATAAAGGCCCCTTGTGGTTCCTCGCTTGGCTTTGGCCCTATCTTCTTTTTTGGTTCAAAGCGATCTCGTCGCCGCAGAAAGATTGGTAG
- a CDS encoding FkbM family methyltransferase, producing the protein MIIKQMLQQAVGVLRGLAGGRGGRVSPLLPYVDHARILPPGELLRLGTVYGGWIIPKDHSLTVDSLCYCAGAGEDISFECELVEYFGCRVRIIDPTPRALQHFRDLERAVRSGERFPVNNSRSDFYSITEAHLGRLSFLPVGLANQDAEMRFYLPRNPAHVSCSVVNLQKTDRYFTAPCVRLSSIMRQQGDRAIDLLKIDIEGAEYGVIEDLAVSESLPRLLLVEFDEAHTPLDDKAPERINEHIKLLVRSGMRCVAVEGSNATFVQGR; encoded by the coding sequence ATGATTATCAAACAGATGCTTCAACAAGCCGTAGGGGTGTTGCGCGGTCTGGCCGGAGGCCGAGGAGGGCGGGTATCGCCATTGCTGCCATATGTGGACCATGCCAGAATCCTACCTCCCGGGGAGCTGTTGCGGCTCGGAACGGTGTATGGGGGGTGGATCATTCCAAAGGATCACAGCCTCACCGTCGACAGCCTCTGTTATTGCGCAGGCGCCGGAGAAGATATCAGTTTTGAATGTGAGTTGGTCGAATATTTCGGCTGTCGTGTGCGGATTATCGATCCGACACCGAGGGCCCTGCAGCACTTCCGGGATCTGGAGCGGGCCGTACGGTCCGGGGAACGATTTCCCGTGAACAACAGCCGGAGCGATTTCTACTCCATCACCGAGGCGCATCTGGGCCGGCTGTCCTTTCTCCCGGTCGGGTTGGCCAATCAAGACGCCGAGATGAGATTCTATTTGCCTCGGAACCCGGCCCATGTGTCCTGCTCCGTCGTCAATTTACAGAAAACCGATCGATACTTTACCGCGCCCTGCGTTCGTCTTTCGAGCATCATGCGTCAGCAGGGAGATCGCGCGATCGATCTGTTGAAGATCGATATCGAAGGCGCGGAGTACGGGGTCATCGAGGACCTGGCGGTGTCAGAGTCTTTGCCCAGGCTCTTACTCGTTGAATTCGACGAGGCCCATACCCCTCTGGATGACAAGGCTCCTGAGCGAATCAACGAGCACATCAAGCTATTGGTGCGATCCGGTATGCGTTGTGTCGCCGTCGAAGGCAGCAATGCGACCTTTGTACAGGGACGATAG
- a CDS encoding class I SAM-dependent methyltransferase, whose product MAECERCGILSMVPLPTDEQLIAYYSVYSKDQKVDLSRKTGSRYPKLRKLFHWFSGDVDPRDFVQVPAGARVLDYGCGNVGYLRDFHHRGIAISGAEIAAYVVAACRSHGYDVRQVESLSRIPFPDGEFDVVYLMQVFEHLPDPHGFLCELTRVLKAGGMLYLAVPNAASVWRKVFKDNWISGWFAPFHLFHYTAGALEALAKQHGFEMVNTWSRTPESWFRLNLKAVLYPTASQLDWQRTWLDAAPVRYLLMCFLRLIEVPYREKDCLVVQFKKR is encoded by the coding sequence GTGGCTGAGTGCGAGCGATGCGGGATTCTTTCCATGGTGCCGTTGCCTACGGATGAGCAACTGATCGCCTACTACAGTGTGTACTCCAAAGACCAGAAAGTCGACCTGTCCAGAAAAACAGGGTCGCGCTATCCAAAGCTGCGGAAACTGTTTCACTGGTTCAGTGGCGATGTGGATCCGCGTGATTTTGTGCAGGTCCCAGCGGGAGCACGTGTATTGGATTACGGTTGTGGCAATGTCGGCTACTTGAGAGATTTTCATCATCGGGGAATAGCCATATCAGGAGCAGAAATTGCCGCATATGTAGTGGCGGCATGCCGAAGTCATGGATACGATGTACGGCAAGTTGAAAGCTTGTCGAGAATTCCTTTTCCCGATGGAGAATTCGACGTTGTTTATCTCATGCAAGTCTTTGAACACCTTCCTGACCCCCACGGGTTTTTGTGCGAACTCACGAGGGTTTTGAAAGCTGGCGGGATGCTGTATCTGGCGGTGCCAAACGCGGCCAGCGTGTGGCGGAAGGTATTCAAAGACAACTGGATCAGTGGATGGTTTGCGCCCTTTCACCTGTTTCACTACACGGCCGGCGCTTTGGAAGCATTGGCAAAACAGCACGGGTTCGAGATGGTCAACACCTGGAGCCGCACGCCAGAATCCTGGTTTCGCCTCAATCTTAAAGCGGTTCTTTATCCGACAGCATCTCAATTGGATTGGCAACGGACTTGGCTGGATGCGGCGCCCGTCAGGTACCTCCTGATGTGTTTCTTGCGGCTCATTGAAGTACCCTATCGGGAAAAAGATTGTCTGGTTGTTCAGTTCAAAAAACGGTAG
- a CDS encoding class I SAM-dependent methyltransferase, giving the protein MKIGVISYGQPVLFSSVEVRVERVPELWKCNGCGSAFVQNVLPEELARKLYAEGDSTSRWSTAVFECHKPHEIIAELSRLCQNGRQHLDVGCGEGNLLDFSRERGCITTGIDYSITTKERLELKGHTWFSSFEQLGAKEFDIITAFDVIEHLYEMRRFFDECYRRLKPGGRLVLLTGDIDCQSSRSTQTRWWYVGYPEHIAFPSRKFFEGLSNFKIERWIPTYASVAYQFPFYRKVLSCMKRIVTMKKYNGMPSWSPDHVLIVLAKE; this is encoded by the coding sequence GTGAAAATCGGGGTTATTTCCTATGGTCAACCGGTTTTGTTTTCTTCAGTGGAGGTACGGGTAGAAAGGGTGCCGGAACTTTGGAAATGCAACGGCTGTGGGTCGGCGTTTGTGCAAAATGTGCTGCCTGAGGAGCTTGCGCGAAAACTCTATGCCGAGGGAGACAGTACCAGTCGTTGGTCTACGGCGGTGTTCGAATGCCATAAGCCGCATGAAATTATTGCCGAGCTATCCCGCCTGTGCCAGAACGGCAGGCAGCATCTGGATGTCGGGTGTGGGGAGGGGAATCTTCTTGATTTTTCCAGAGAGAGAGGATGCATAACGACCGGGATTGACTATTCAATAACAACAAAAGAGCGTCTTGAGTTAAAAGGGCATACGTGGTTTTCCTCATTTGAGCAGTTGGGAGCCAAGGAGTTTGACATTATCACGGCTTTTGACGTGATAGAACATCTGTATGAGATGCGAAGGTTCTTTGATGAATGTTATCGCCGGCTTAAGCCTGGAGGCCGGCTCGTGCTTCTCACCGGTGATATTGACTGCCAAAGCTCTCGGAGTACACAAACGCGTTGGTGGTATGTGGGCTATCCTGAGCACATAGCGTTCCCATCCCGAAAGTTTTTTGAAGGGTTGTCAAATTTCAAAATCGAGCGGTGGATTCCCACCTACGCATCTGTCGCGTACCAATTTCCTTTTTACAGGAAAGTCTTGAGCTGTATGAAACGAATCGTAACCATGAAAAAATACAACGGGATGCCTTCATGGTCCCCCGATCACGTCTTGATTGTGCTGGCAAAGGAATAA
- a CDS encoding class I SAM-dependent methyltransferase, with protein MQSGQASLTTISSETEGLIPIGMGIDQHAVLYRAGDKIIRAIKPGWTDFYGSLLENPIIAKLMNDGILIDTRVSDKKLKGHELVLEHPVLPVVTYPFEWTPSMYRDAAVTILKLNIELLKGGLCTHDAHLWNVLFDGITPRFVDFTSIIKALPGNKWRAKEQFSHYCLNPLLIMRSGFPTTARSLLREILSYPDPLMVQTLTKGPIRTLQVREHVKKMGRGFLEYLSVRISPNAKNMLKKARGVAIGISSALEKNDDVSNVTDMLDKIESLDLRPAITQWSDYYSGKNELPVYDGSADVLTRIREATPKHMLISRLLQAIKPKSVLDLGCNRGLYCQVAALQGSRVVGVDIDERALDDMYLDSKRLKTGALPLYVNAVAPAQAIGFQEIPFPSVVERLRSELVMCLALVHHLVFKTTRMSFAHIAKVFDSYSEKYLIVEFVPKEDAHVRSWYTEDFGWYNLDNFKAALARHFPKIEMHESFPSPRVIIFATKH; from the coding sequence GTGCAAAGCGGTCAAGCATCTCTGACGACGATCTCTTCAGAAACGGAAGGTCTAATCCCCATAGGTATGGGAATAGATCAGCATGCTGTTTTGTATAGAGCTGGCGATAAAATTATCCGTGCGATCAAGCCTGGATGGACTGATTTTTATGGATCACTGCTGGAGAATCCGATAATCGCCAAACTTATGAATGACGGGATTCTGATTGATACTCGAGTGTCCGATAAAAAACTCAAGGGGCATGAGCTCGTGCTGGAGCATCCAGTGTTACCGGTTGTCACCTATCCGTTCGAATGGACACCAAGCATGTATAGAGACGCGGCAGTAACCATACTGAAATTGAACATTGAGTTGCTAAAAGGCGGTCTATGTACGCACGATGCGCACCTCTGGAACGTTCTTTTTGATGGAATTACACCGCGATTCGTTGATTTTACGTCAATAATTAAAGCCCTGCCCGGTAACAAGTGGCGCGCGAAAGAGCAGTTTTCACATTATTGCCTCAATCCCTTGTTGATCATGCGGTCAGGTTTCCCAACAACGGCGCGGAGTTTGCTGCGCGAAATTTTGTCCTATCCGGATCCGCTGATGGTTCAAACGTTAACGAAAGGGCCCATTCGTACTTTGCAGGTGCGCGAACACGTGAAAAAGATGGGTCGTGGGTTCTTGGAATACTTGTCTGTCAGGATTTCCCCGAACGCAAAAAATATGCTGAAGAAAGCTAGAGGGGTAGCAATTGGAATTTCGAGCGCCTTGGAAAAAAATGATGACGTCTCAAATGTTACCGACATGCTTGACAAGATTGAATCATTGGATCTCCGTCCAGCTATCACCCAATGGTCAGACTATTATTCCGGAAAAAATGAATTGCCGGTTTATGATGGGAGCGCGGATGTCTTGACCCGTATTCGGGAAGCAACCCCCAAACACATGCTCATCAGCCGTCTTCTGCAAGCTATCAAGCCAAAGTCAGTTCTTGACTTGGGGTGTAATCGAGGCTTGTACTGTCAGGTTGCTGCATTGCAGGGTTCGCGAGTTGTTGGTGTCGATATCGATGAGCGAGCTCTGGATGACATGTATTTGGATTCTAAACGTCTTAAAACGGGCGCGCTGCCGCTTTATGTCAATGCCGTTGCTCCTGCTCAAGCGATTGGTTTCCAAGAGATTCCCTTCCCATCGGTCGTGGAAAGACTACGCTCAGAACTAGTAATGTGCTTGGCGCTTGTTCATCATCTTGTGTTTAAGACCACTAGAATGTCTTTCGCTCACATTGCGAAAGTTTTTGATTCATATTCAGAAAAGTATCTCATTGTGGAATTCGTTCCCAAAGAAGATGCGCATGTTCGGTCTTGGTACACAGAAGATTTTGGTTGGTACAATTTGGATAATTTTAAGGCAGCTCTCGCTCGGCACTTTCCTAAGATTGAAATGCACGAGTCGTTTCCGTCCCCTCGCGTCATAATTTTCGCCACAAAGCACTGA
- a CDS encoding lipopolysaccharide biosynthesis protein: MTSLVDKTATAAKWSTVDVFIRQGVQFGISMVLARLLAPDDFGIVALLTLFTGVAVVLIDGGLSSALIQRQGTSHVDESTVFFFNVGMGGFSGVVLYAASPWIASFFDLPVLVDLSSVMAFSLAVGAVGSIHTALLTKEMNFKILAKVGGVSSVVAGSLALYMAAQGYGVWSLVGHTVASSIITVVLLWAWHPWRPTWNFSAASLQSLFRFGGYEMASTLLDVFYTNLYSILIGKLYSVRDVGLFSRARNTQLVPVTMMAGVIQRVMYSSFASVAEDKTRLVRGLRRAQAVVMLINMPITVSIIVLAEPLVHALFGEQWLACVPMLQVLGLSGILWPLSILNLNLLRAQGHADLRLRIEVLKKGIAILMTLGASYHGVMAIAWAQVAVSVTTYYLNSYHMKILLSYGSLDQLRDLAINFATVIPMAIVLYFVADTVQTLPIIKLIVASAVGSGIYLLTCRMFCAELLNESLVLTGMRARHAKS; encoded by the coding sequence ATGACATCGTTAGTTGATAAAACGGCGACTGCGGCTAAATGGAGTACCGTCGATGTATTTATACGCCAAGGCGTGCAGTTCGGCATATCCATGGTGCTGGCTCGGCTATTGGCTCCAGATGATTTTGGTATTGTTGCTTTGCTGACCTTGTTCACCGGAGTGGCGGTGGTTCTTATTGATGGAGGGTTGAGTTCTGCATTGATCCAACGACAGGGTACATCCCATGTGGATGAGTCCACCGTATTCTTTTTCAATGTTGGTATGGGAGGGTTTTCAGGAGTGGTGTTGTATGCAGCATCGCCGTGGATCGCTTCATTCTTCGATCTGCCTGTACTCGTCGACTTATCATCTGTCATGGCGTTTTCTCTGGCTGTAGGAGCCGTTGGATCTATCCATACTGCATTGCTAACGAAAGAAATGAATTTCAAAATCTTGGCCAAAGTAGGCGGGGTCAGTTCCGTTGTGGCTGGCTCATTAGCCCTATATATGGCCGCTCAGGGCTATGGCGTGTGGAGCCTTGTCGGTCATACCGTCGCTTCGAGCATCATCACCGTTGTCTTGCTGTGGGCATGGCATCCGTGGCGTCCAACTTGGAATTTCAGCGCTGCATCATTGCAGTCATTGTTTCGCTTCGGCGGCTACGAAATGGCATCGACCTTGTTGGATGTCTTTTATACCAATTTGTACTCGATACTAATCGGCAAACTCTACTCCGTGCGCGATGTAGGATTATTCAGCAGAGCAAGAAATACACAGCTTGTCCCAGTAACGATGATGGCGGGAGTTATTCAGCGGGTGATGTATTCCTCATTCGCGTCGGTAGCCGAGGATAAAACCCGCCTTGTTAGAGGACTGCGACGGGCGCAGGCGGTTGTCATGCTTATCAATATGCCGATCACGGTCAGCATCATTGTTCTTGCCGAGCCGCTGGTGCATGCCTTGTTCGGTGAACAATGGCTTGCATGTGTGCCCATGTTACAAGTGTTGGGGTTGAGTGGGATCTTGTGGCCACTGAGCATACTTAACCTCAATCTCCTGAGAGCGCAAGGACATGCTGATTTAAGATTGAGGATCGAGGTCCTGAAGAAAGGGATAGCAATTCTTATGACGCTTGGGGCTAGTTATCATGGAGTCATGGCTATTGCGTGGGCTCAAGTCGCGGTCTCAGTCACTACTTATTATTTAAACTCATATCATATGAAGATCCTGTTATCCTATGGGAGCCTCGACCAATTACGCGATCTGGCCATAAATTTTGCGACCGTTATTCCAATGGCGATAGTGCTGTACTTTGTTGCCGACACGGTGCAGACGCTGCCGATTATCAAACTGATAGTGGCGAGCGCTGTCGGCAGCGGCATTTATCTGCTAACTTGTCGGATGTTCTGCGCAGAGTTGTTGAACGAGAGTTTGGTCTTAACTGGCATGAGAGCGAGACACGCGAAGAGTTGA
- a CDS encoding type II toxin-antitoxin system VapB family antitoxin, with protein MKTTIEIDQRLLRQAQKTLGTETIKGTVEASLRSVIQRGQLQKLADALGTIPLDLTPERLRSHRHKRTPHVSG; from the coding sequence ATGAAGACCACCATCGAAATCGACCAGCGCTTGTTGAGACAGGCCCAGAAGACTTTGGGGACAGAGACTATTAAAGGAACGGTGGAAGCGAGCCTGCGCAGCGTCATTCAGCGGGGTCAGTTACAGAAATTGGCTGATGCGCTTGGCACCATTCCCCTTGATCTCACACCTGAGAGGCTTCGCTCTCATCGTCATAAACGGACCCCTCATGTATCTGGTTGA
- the vapC gene encoding type II toxin-antitoxin system VapC family toxin, which translates to MYLVDTSVWIHALRPTGHAEIQARLKPLIINAETSVTEWILLELLTGLTKSERPSSLLQWFTPVPLLQFHPDWWNTAWQFAGRLRKHGISPSAADCLIATIAIEHHVTLIHCDADFEAMKPIIPLETLDWTKYLHIS; encoded by the coding sequence ATGTATCTGGTTGATACCTCCGTTTGGATCCACGCGCTTCGTCCGACGGGGCATGCCGAGATCCAAGCTCGACTCAAGCCATTGATCATCAACGCGGAGACATCCGTCACCGAATGGATATTGCTTGAATTGCTGACAGGCTTGACCAAATCCGAACGACCCTCCAGCCTCCTCCAGTGGTTTACGCCGGTGCCCCTGCTTCAATTCCACCCGGATTGGTGGAATACAGCCTGGCAGTTTGCCGGTCGCCTTCGAAAACACGGAATTTCCCCTTCCGCAGCCGATTGTCTCATCGCCACCATCGCGATCGAGCACCATGTTACATTGATCCACTGTGATGCCGATTTCGAAGCCATGAAGCCGATCATCCCGTTAGAAACACTCGATTGGACCAAGTATCTCCACATATCTTAA
- the rfbC gene encoding dTDP-4-dehydrorhamnose 3,5-epimerase, producing MRATPLAIPDVVLLEPRVFGDNRGFFFESFNQARFEAAIGKPIAFVQDNHSRSVKGVLRGLHYQIRQPQGKLVRIVVGAVFDVAVDLRRSSPTFGQWVGEILSAENKRQLWIPEGFAHGFVVLSEVAECLYKTTDYYAPEHERCLIWNDPTVGITWPLEGVPILSSKDRQGVTFDRAERFE from the coding sequence ATGCGGGCCACGCCGCTTGCCATCCCCGACGTCGTCTTGCTTGAACCCCGGGTCTTCGGAGATAACCGGGGGTTTTTCTTCGAAAGTTTCAACCAAGCCCGGTTCGAGGCGGCGATCGGCAAACCCATCGCCTTTGTCCAAGACAACCACTCCCGATCGGTTAAGGGGGTCTTGCGGGGGTTGCATTATCAGATTCGGCAACCGCAGGGGAAGTTGGTGCGCATCGTGGTGGGAGCCGTCTTCGACGTGGCGGTTGATCTACGCCGCTCGTCGCCGACATTTGGACAGTGGGTCGGTGAGATCCTGTCAGCCGAGAACAAACGGCAACTCTGGATTCCAGAGGGCTTTGCCCATGGCTTTGTCGTCCTGTCGGAGGTCGCCGAATGTTTGTACAAGACGACCGACTATTACGCGCCGGAGCACGAGCGGTGTCTCATCTGGAACGATCCGACGGTCGGGATCACATGGCCGCTGGAGGGAGTGCCAATTTTGTCCTCAAAGGACCGTCAGGGTGTCACGTTCGATCGGGCGGAACGGTTCGAATGA